One window from the genome of Clupea harengus chromosome 19, Ch_v2.0.2, whole genome shotgun sequence encodes:
- the serinc2 gene encoding serine incorporator 2, with protein sequence MGACMALCSLASCASCLCSSAPCLLSSCCPAAFNSTVTRLAFSFFLFLGTMVSVIMILPGMETQLQKIPGFCVGGSSIPGFENKVNCEIIVGYKSVYRMCFAMACFFFLFSFIMIRVRSSKDPRAAIQNGFWFFKFLILVGITVGAFFIPDGTFNTVWYYFGVVGSFIFIVIQLILLVDFAHTWNQNWLENAEDGNSKCWYAALLTFTLLFYGAAFAFVVVLYVYYAHDDCTTHKVFISLNLIFTIVVSVVAILPKVQEAQPSSGLLQASMITLYTTYLTWSAMTNNPNRKCNPSLLSLVSSTTAASPTVAPGEIQWWDAQSIVGLVIFLFCTLYASIRSSNNSQVNKLMQTEETQGLAASDAEATSEDGVRRAVDNEEESVTYSYSFFHFSLFLASLYIMMTLTNWYQPETDYGGMKSTMPAVWVKISSSWLGLAIYLWTLVAPLILSDRDFS encoded by the exons ATGGGAGCTTGTATGGCCTTATGTTCCCTCGCTAGCTGC GCATCATGTTTGTGCAGTTCAGCACCCTGTCTCCTGTCGAGCTGCTGCCCTGCCGCCTTCAACTCCACCGTCACCAGGCTGGCgttctccttcttccttttcCTGGGGACCATGGTGTCAGTCATTATGATACTACCGGGCATGGAGACGCAGCTGCAAAAG ATTCCAGGATTCTGTGTAGGTGGCAGCTCCATACCTGGCTttgagaataaagtaaactgtgAAATCATCGTGGGCTACAAGTCGGTGTACCGCATGTGTTTTGCCATGGCctgcttcttcttcctcttctccttcatcatgaTCCGCGTGCGCAGCAGCAAAGACCCACGGGCTGCCATCCAGAACGG ATTCTGGTTCTTCAAGTTCCTGATACTGGTGGGGATCACTGTGGGGGCTTTCTTCATTCCTGATGGAACTTTTAACACTG TCTGGTACTACTTTGGCGTGGTAGGTTCTTTCATCTTCATCGTCATCCAACTCATCCTGCTAGTGGACTTTGCTCACACCTGGAACCAGAACTGGCTGGAGAATGCTGAAGATGGCAACAGCAAGTGCTGGTATGCAG CTTTGCTCACCTTTACTCTGCTGTTCTACGGCGCGGCATTCGCCTTCGTCGTGGTGCTGTATGTCTACTACGCCCACGACGACTGCACCACACACAAGGTCTTCATCAGTCTCAACCTCATCTTCACCATCGTGGTGTCTGTTGTGGCCATCTTGCCCAAAGTGCAG GAAGCTCAGCCCAGCTCTGGCTTACTCCAGGCCTCCATGATCACTCTCTACACCACATACCTTACCTGGTCAGCCATGACCAACAACCCCA ACCGTAAGTGTAACCCAAGTCTTCTGAGTCTCGTCTCCAGCACTACCGCGGCCAGCCCCACTGTTGCTCCTGGAGAAATTCAGTGGTGGGACGCGCAAAGCATTGTGGGACTGgtcatcttcctcttctgcaCTCTGTATGCAAG tATCCGCTCATCCAACAACAGTCAGGTGAACAAGCTGATGCAAACGGAGGAGACCCAGGGTCTGGCCGCGTCCGACGCCGAGGCCACGTCCGAGGACGGGGTGCGGCGCGCCGTGGACAACGAGGAGGAGAGCGTCACCTACAGCTACTCCTTCTTCCACTTCAGCCTCTTCCTGGCCTCCCTCTACATCATGATGACCCTGACCAACTGGTACCA GCCGGAGACGGACTACGGGGGCATGAAGAGCACCATGCCTGCGGTGTGGGTGAAGATCAGTTCCAGCTGGCTTGGTCTGGCTATCTACCTCTGGACGCTGGTGgctcccctcattctctccgACCGTGACTTCAGTTAA